A single window of Vicinamibacterales bacterium DNA harbors:
- a CDS encoding KpsF/GutQ family sugar-phosphate isomerase, whose translation MSQETTTILDLARKVLRLEAAAILGLVDRLNGDFERAVDLLFECRGRVIVTGMGKSGIISRKIAATFSSIGTSAFFLHPAEAIHGDLGAIRDDDVVLALSHSGETEELIRLFESIRRLGAKLIAITGSPKSTLARAADVTLDCSIAKEACPMNLVPTASTTASLALGDALAMSLLVRKGFREEQFAAFHPGGKLGKKLMSVEQVMHGGDAAPIVAMSAVMPDVIHQMSSKRLGMTCVVDDEGRLAGVFTDGDLRRLMVARPPNAVLALTAGEAMTPRPLTISRAMLAVEALRIMETHKITSVVVVDADRRVDGVVHLHDLWRTQMF comes from the coding sequence ATGAGCCAGGAGACCACCACGATTCTGGACCTCGCGCGGAAGGTCCTGCGCCTCGAGGCAGCCGCGATTCTCGGCCTGGTCGATCGACTGAACGGCGACTTCGAACGGGCGGTCGACCTGCTGTTCGAGTGCCGCGGCCGGGTCATCGTCACCGGCATGGGCAAGTCCGGGATCATCAGCCGGAAGATCGCCGCGACCTTCTCCAGCATCGGCACCTCCGCGTTCTTCCTGCATCCCGCCGAGGCCATTCACGGCGATCTCGGCGCGATCCGCGATGACGACGTGGTGCTGGCGCTGTCGCACAGCGGCGAGACCGAGGAGCTGATCCGGCTGTTCGAATCGATCCGCCGCCTCGGCGCAAAGCTGATTGCCATCACCGGGTCGCCGAAGTCGACGCTGGCGCGCGCCGCCGACGTGACGCTCGACTGCAGCATCGCCAAGGAAGCGTGCCCGATGAATCTCGTCCCGACGGCGAGCACGACCGCGTCGCTCGCGCTGGGCGACGCGCTGGCGATGTCGCTGCTCGTCCGCAAGGGGTTCCGCGAGGAGCAGTTCGCGGCCTTCCATCCCGGCGGCAAGCTGGGCAAGAAGCTGATGAGCGTCGAGCAGGTGATGCACGGCGGCGACGCCGCGCCGATCGTGGCGATGTCGGCGGTGATGCCGGACGTGATCCACCAGATGTCGAGCAAGCGCCTCGGGATGACCTGCGTCGTCGACGACGAGGGGCGGCTGGCGGGCGTCTTCACCGACGGCGACCTGCGCCGGCTGATGGTGGCGCGGCCGCCGAACGCGGTGCTGGCGCTCACCGCCGGCGAGGCGATGACGCCCCGGCCGCTGACCATCTCGCGCGCCATGCTGGCGGTCGAAGCGCTGCGCATCATGGAAACCCACAAGATCACTTCCGTCGTCGTCGTCGACGCGGACCGGCGCGTCGACGGCGTGGTGCACCTGCACGACCTCTGGCGCACGCAAATGTTCTGA
- a CDS encoding HAD hydrolase family protein → MRDLKLLLFDVDGVLTDGTILVHADGSESKHFNIRDGAGMVWAQRAGLSIGLLSARSADATAARAAQLGIRIVSQGGADKLAEYERILADNGLTDGQVGYMGDDLQDLPVLRRAGFSAAPADAAPEVRAAVQWVSRSAGGRGAARECIEHVLRAQGHWKTAVSGFLDA, encoded by the coding sequence GTGCGCGACCTCAAGCTGCTGCTGTTCGACGTCGACGGCGTCCTCACCGACGGCACGATCCTGGTCCACGCCGACGGGAGCGAATCGAAGCACTTCAACATCCGCGACGGCGCCGGGATGGTGTGGGCGCAGCGCGCCGGCCTGTCGATCGGACTGCTGTCGGCGCGGTCGGCCGATGCCACGGCCGCGCGCGCGGCGCAGCTGGGAATCAGGATCGTGTCGCAGGGGGGCGCGGACAAGCTGGCGGAGTACGAGCGGATCCTCGCCGACAACGGATTGACGGACGGTCAGGTGGGCTACATGGGGGACGATCTGCAGGATCTGCCGGTGCTGCGGCGGGCGGGATTCTCGGCTGCGCCGGCGGATGCCGCGCCCGAGGTGCGTGCCGCCGTGCAGTGGGTGAGCCGGAGCGCCGGCGGCCGCGGCGCGGCCCGCGAATGCATCGAGCACGTGCTGCGCGCGCAGGGACACTGGAAGACCGCGGTGTCGGGATTCCTCGACGCTTGA
- the mdh gene encoding malate dehydrogenase: protein MNRKVTVVGGAGNVGATVARAVADKELADVVIIDIADQKARGVALDMYQACPIEGSDSRIIGAGADEAGWKETANSDVVVITSGVPRKPGMSRDDLLQTNYKIMQSVTEQIIKYSPNCIIVPVANPLDAMCQAVYRISRFPRERVIGMAGILDSARMRTFIAMETGVSVENIHAFVLGGHGDTMVPLPRYSTIAGIPLPDYPGLSAETIAAIGRRTADGGAEITRLVGTSAWYAPGSAAAEMVEIILKDKKKIVPCSVFLQGEYGIRDLFVGVPIKLGARGVEQIIQITLTPEEDAALKKSAAAVKELTDVIKV, encoded by the coding sequence ATGAACAGAAAAGTCACAGTGGTAGGAGGCGCCGGCAACGTCGGCGCAACCGTCGCGCGCGCGGTCGCCGACAAGGAGCTCGCGGACGTCGTCATCATCGACATCGCGGATCAGAAGGCCAGAGGGGTCGCGCTGGACATGTACCAGGCGTGCCCGATCGAGGGGTCCGACTCGCGCATCATCGGCGCCGGCGCCGACGAGGCGGGATGGAAGGAAACCGCGAATTCCGACGTCGTCGTCATCACGTCCGGGGTGCCGCGCAAGCCCGGCATGAGCCGGGACGACCTGCTGCAGACGAACTACAAGATCATGCAGTCGGTCACCGAGCAGATCATCAAGTACTCGCCCAACTGCATCATCGTCCCGGTGGCGAACCCGCTCGACGCCATGTGCCAGGCGGTCTACCGGATCAGCAGGTTCCCTCGTGAGCGGGTCATCGGCATGGCCGGCATCCTGGACTCGGCGCGCATGCGCACGTTCATCGCGATGGAGACCGGCGTCTCGGTGGAGAACATCCACGCGTTCGTGCTCGGCGGCCACGGCGACACGATGGTGCCGCTGCCGCGCTACTCGACGATTGCCGGGATTCCGCTGCCGGACTATCCGGGTCTGTCGGCCGAGACGATCGCCGCCATCGGCAGGCGCACGGCTGACGGCGGCGCCGAGATCACCAGGCTGGTCGGGACGAGCGCCTGGTACGCCCCCGGTTCGGCCGCGGCCGAAATGGTCGAGATCATTCTCAAGGACAAGAAGAAGATCGTTCCGTGCTCGGTGTTCCTGCAGGGAGAATACGGCATCCGGGATCTCTTCGTCGGCGTGCCGATCAAGCTCGGCGCGCGCGGAGTCGAGCAGATCATCCAGATCACGCTCACGCCGGAAGAAGACGCGGCGCTCAAGAAGTCCGCCGCCGCGGTCAAGGAACTGACCGACGTCATCAAGGTGTGA
- the icd gene encoding NADP-dependent isocitrate dehydrogenase: MPNFSTLKAPATGTAITRKSGRLVVPDDPIIPFIEGDGTGPDIWRASVRVLDAAVAKAYGGTRKIAWLEVYAGEKSAKLFDNWLPDDTVEAFREYFVGIKGPLTTPVGGGIRSLNVALRQLLDLYVCLRPVRWYRGVPSPVKHPEKVDMVIFRENTEDIYAGIEYAPGTPEAQKVLDFFAREFPKEFKKVRFGTAEASADWQRALEEIGAPKRATGVQVGVGLKPISYLGSERLIHSAISYAIQNKRRSVTFVHKGNIMKFTEGAFRDWGYQVAKQFFGAEEIDGGPWCRIPQGKPGAGIVIKDAIADITLQQVLTRPDDFDVIATPNLNGDYLSDALAAQVGGIGIAPGGNINYLSGHAIFEATHGTAPKYANLDKVNPGSVILSGEMMLRHLGWPEAADLVVKGMDGAITAKTVTYDFARLMDGATEVKCSEFGDRIIGSM; encoded by the coding sequence ATGCCGAACTTCTCGACTCTCAAAGCGCCGGCCACCGGCACTGCCATTACTCGAAAGAGCGGTCGCCTCGTCGTACCCGACGATCCGATCATTCCTTTTATTGAAGGTGACGGCACCGGGCCCGACATCTGGCGCGCGAGCGTGCGGGTGCTCGACGCCGCGGTCGCCAAGGCCTACGGCGGCACGCGCAAGATCGCCTGGCTCGAGGTCTACGCCGGCGAGAAGAGCGCGAAGCTGTTCGACAACTGGCTGCCGGACGACACCGTCGAAGCGTTCCGCGAATACTTCGTCGGCATCAAGGGGCCGTTGACGACGCCGGTCGGCGGCGGCATCCGATCGTTGAACGTCGCCCTCCGGCAGTTGCTCGATCTCTACGTCTGCCTGCGCCCGGTACGCTGGTACCGCGGCGTGCCGTCGCCGGTGAAGCATCCGGAGAAGGTGGACATGGTGATCTTCCGCGAGAACACGGAAGACATCTACGCCGGCATCGAGTACGCGCCCGGCACGCCCGAAGCGCAGAAGGTGCTCGACTTCTTCGCCAGGGAGTTCCCCAAGGAGTTCAAGAAGGTCCGGTTCGGCACCGCCGAGGCCTCCGCGGACTGGCAGCGGGCGCTCGAGGAGATCGGCGCGCCGAAGCGTGCGACGGGCGTGCAGGTCGGCGTCGGGTTGAAGCCGATCAGCTACCTCGGCTCGGAGCGGCTGATCCACAGCGCCATCAGCTACGCCATCCAGAACAAGCGCAGGAGCGTCACCTTCGTCCACAAGGGCAACATCATGAAGTTCACCGAAGGCGCGTTCCGCGACTGGGGCTACCAGGTCGCGAAGCAGTTCTTCGGCGCGGAGGAGATCGACGGCGGACCGTGGTGCCGGATCCCGCAGGGAAAGCCGGGGGCCGGCATCGTGATCAAGGATGCGATTGCCGACATCACGCTGCAGCAGGTGCTCACCCGCCCCGACGACTTCGACGTGATTGCCACCCCGAACCTCAACGGCGACTATCTCTCCGACGCGCTCGCGGCGCAGGTCGGCGGCATCGGCATCGCGCCCGGCGGCAACATCAACTACCTGAGCGGCCACGCCATCTTCGAGGCGACCCACGGCACCGCGCCGAAGTACGCCAATCTCGACAAGGTGAACCCGGGCTCCGTGATCCTGTCGGGTGAAATGATGCTGCGCCACCTCGGTTGGCCGGAGGCGGCGGATCTGGTGGTGAAGGGGATGGACGGCGCCATCACGGCGAAGACGGTCACCTATGACTTCGCGCGGCTGATGGACGGCGCGACCGAGGTGAAGTGCTCGGAGTTCGGCGACCGCATCATCGGCAGCATGTAG
- the coaE gene encoding dephospho-CoA kinase (Dephospho-CoA kinase (CoaE) performs the final step in coenzyme A biosynthesis.) has translation MLRVALTGGIATGKSYCLVHFADLGVPVVDADQLARDAVTPGSPGLRAVVDRFGPEVLAGDGSLDRPALGRIVFRDARARAALEAIIHPEVYRHIREWFANLPAATRIAIADIPLVFETGHNHDFDAVVVAACSPEEQVRRVMARDGLSERDARGRLAAQWPIEEKVKRATHVIWTDRGYAETDRQVREVHDRLREQR, from the coding sequence ATGCTCCGGGTGGCACTGACCGGAGGGATCGCGACCGGAAAGTCCTACTGTCTCGTCCACTTTGCCGACCTCGGCGTCCCGGTCGTCGACGCGGATCAGCTGGCGCGCGACGCGGTCACCCCCGGGTCACCGGGGCTGCGTGCGGTCGTCGATCGATTCGGGCCCGAGGTGCTCGCCGGGGACGGCTCGCTCGACCGTCCTGCGCTGGGCCGCATCGTGTTCCGCGACGCGCGCGCGCGGGCGGCGCTCGAGGCGATCATCCATCCCGAGGTCTACCGGCACATCCGCGAGTGGTTTGCCAACCTGCCGGCCGCGACGCGCATCGCGATCGCGGACATTCCCCTGGTCTTCGAGACCGGCCACAACCACGACTTCGACGCCGTCGTGGTGGCGGCGTGCAGCCCGGAGGAACAGGTGCGCCGCGTCATGGCGCGCGACGGTCTGTCCGAGCGCGACGCCCGCGGCCGCCTCGCCGCGCAGTGGCCGATCGAGGAGAAGGTGAAGCGGGCGACGCACGTCATCTGGACCGATCGCGGATATGCCGAGACCGACCGGCAGGTGCGCGAGGTTCACGATCGACTGCGGGAGCAGCGGTGA
- a CDS encoding CTP synthase, translated as MKYILVTGGVVSSLGKGLAAASIGALLEGHGYKVALQKFDPYINVDPGTMSPYQHGEVYVTDDGAETDLDLGHYERFTNQVTTRNNNWTTGKIYLQVIQKERRGDYLGRTVQVIPHITNEIKDAIKTVARDVDVVLVEIGGTVGDIESLPFVEAIRQLRQDVGRENTLYIHLTLVPFIGAAGELKTKPTQHSVRDLRAIGIQPDILLCRTDRHLDQDIKRKIALFCDVDEEAVITARDVSSIYEVPTVLAEEGLDRIVLQRLHLPASEARMDAWIDLVDRIRNPSDELTIHVVGKYVGYEDSYKSLNEALYHGGFKHRLKVNIRWVEAEALEQRGGEQLLDGADGILVPGGFGDRGTRGMMRAAQIARERSIPYFGICYGFQWAAVEYARHVCGIADADSTECAPDTKSNVIYKLRDLLGVDDLGGTMRLGSYECRLKPGSRAQALYGSDVIAERHRHRYEFNCLFEKTLTEKGLEIVGRSLDGKFVEIIELPDHPYYVAVQFHPEFKSKPLKPHPLFAGFVEAALRHKQATRQPAAASVVG; from the coding sequence GTGAAATACATCCTCGTGACCGGCGGCGTGGTTTCCTCGCTCGGCAAGGGCCTGGCGGCCGCTTCGATCGGCGCGCTGCTCGAAGGGCACGGCTACAAGGTCGCGCTCCAGAAGTTCGACCCCTACATCAACGTCGACCCCGGCACGATGAGCCCGTACCAGCACGGCGAGGTCTACGTCACCGATGACGGCGCCGAGACCGACCTCGACCTCGGGCACTACGAGCGGTTCACCAACCAGGTCACCACCCGGAACAACAACTGGACGACCGGGAAGATCTACCTGCAGGTCATCCAGAAGGAACGGCGCGGCGATTACCTCGGCCGCACCGTCCAGGTGATTCCGCACATCACCAACGAGATCAAGGATGCGATCAAGACCGTGGCGCGGGACGTGGACGTGGTGCTGGTCGAGATCGGCGGCACGGTCGGCGACATCGAAAGCCTGCCGTTCGTCGAAGCGATCCGCCAGCTCCGCCAGGACGTCGGCCGCGAGAACACGCTCTACATCCACCTCACGCTGGTGCCGTTCATCGGCGCGGCCGGCGAGCTGAAGACCAAGCCGACGCAGCACAGCGTCCGCGACCTGCGCGCCATCGGCATCCAGCCCGACATCCTGCTCTGCCGCACCGATCGCCACCTCGATCAGGACATCAAGCGGAAGATCGCGCTGTTCTGCGACGTCGACGAGGAGGCGGTCATCACCGCGCGCGACGTCTCGAGCATCTACGAGGTGCCGACCGTGCTCGCCGAGGAGGGGCTCGATCGCATCGTCCTGCAGCGCCTTCACCTGCCCGCCAGCGAGGCGCGGATGGACGCGTGGATCGATCTCGTCGACCGCATCAGGAACCCGTCGGACGAGCTGACCATTCACGTCGTCGGCAAGTACGTCGGCTACGAGGACTCGTACAAGAGCCTCAACGAAGCGCTCTACCATGGCGGCTTCAAGCACCGGTTGAAGGTGAACATCCGCTGGGTGGAAGCGGAAGCGCTCGAGCAGCGCGGCGGCGAGCAGCTGCTCGACGGCGCGGACGGCATCCTCGTCCCCGGCGGGTTCGGCGATCGCGGCACGCGCGGCATGATGCGCGCCGCGCAGATCGCCCGCGAGCGCAGCATTCCCTACTTCGGCATCTGCTACGGCTTCCAGTGGGCCGCGGTCGAATACGCCCGGCACGTCTGCGGCATCGCCGACGCCGATTCGACCGAGTGCGCCCCCGACACCAAGTCGAACGTGATCTACAAGCTCCGCGATCTGCTCGGGGTCGACGATCTCGGCGGGACGATGCGGCTCGGATCGTACGAGTGCCGCCTGAAGCCCGGCTCGCGGGCGCAGGCGCTCTACGGCAGCGACGTCATCGCCGAGCGCCACCGCCATCGCTACGAATTCAACTGCCTGTTCGAGAAGACGCTGACGGAGAAGGGGCTGGAGATCGTCGGCCGCTCGCTGGACGGCAAGTTCGTCGAGATCATCGAGCTGCCCGATCATCCGTACTACGTCGCGGTGCAGTTCCACCCCGAGTTCAAGTCCAAGCCGCTGAAGCCGCACCCGCTGTTCGCCGGATTCGTGGAGGCGGCGCTGCGCCACAAGCAGGCGACCCGCCAGCCGGCCGCGGCCTCCGTGGTAGGGTAA
- the serA gene encoding phosphoglycerate dehydrogenase: protein MHIVIADSLPATAADALRAAGWSVDTKSGRKPDELARDLAEADALIVRSATQVTAQLIEAAPRLRVIARAGTGVDNVDVPAATARGILVMNAAGANSISVAELALGLMLGMARAIPAADASMKQGVWDKKRFMGTELRGKVLGVIGFGRIGREVATRARAFGMDAIAYDPFIASRAADAAGVPLVELDALLGRSDFITLHVPALPETRHMINAESIARMKKGVRIVNTARGELIDDGALANAIKTGHVAGAALDVFDPEPPTDARLTSLPQVIATPHIAASTVEGQELVGNETALQVRDYLKDGIIRNAVNFPSVPPDDVPKLRPYLDLANRLGALVAQLQPDPAEEIGIRYYGPLMSEYENVIGSAVLAGALSKVAIVTAVNARAVASERGIDVVESRSTRPRDYMHVISVRLRSGRRERWVEGIVVEPSTPRLALLDGVPIEAPLTGTLIVMANEDRPGVIGSVGTTLGKHGVNIASFALGRNDSGAAGVISVDTTSGLDDAVREMRGLPPVWEAVVVRL from the coding sequence GTGCACATCGTCATCGCTGATTCTCTCCCCGCCACCGCCGCCGACGCGCTCCGTGCCGCCGGATGGTCCGTCGACACGAAATCCGGACGCAAGCCCGACGAGCTCGCGCGCGATCTCGCCGAGGCGGACGCGCTGATCGTCCGCAGCGCCACGCAGGTCACCGCGCAACTGATCGAGGCCGCGCCCAGGCTGCGCGTCATCGCCCGCGCCGGCACCGGCGTCGACAACGTCGACGTCCCCGCCGCCACCGCGCGCGGCATCCTGGTGATGAACGCCGCCGGCGCCAACAGCATCAGCGTCGCCGAGCTGGCGCTCGGGCTCATGCTCGGGATGGCGCGCGCCATCCCCGCCGCGGACGCGTCGATGAAGCAGGGGGTGTGGGACAAGAAGCGCTTCATGGGCACCGAGCTCCGCGGCAAGGTGCTCGGCGTCATCGGCTTCGGCCGCATCGGCCGCGAGGTCGCGACCCGGGCGCGCGCGTTCGGGATGGACGCGATCGCCTACGATCCGTTCATCGCCTCGCGCGCCGCCGACGCGGCCGGCGTGCCGCTGGTCGAGCTCGACGCGCTGCTCGGCCGATCCGACTTCATCACGCTGCACGTGCCGGCGCTGCCCGAGACGCGCCACATGATCAATGCCGAGTCGATCGCCCGCATGAAGAAGGGTGTCCGGATCGTGAACACCGCGCGCGGCGAGCTGATCGACGACGGCGCGCTGGCCAACGCGATCAAGACGGGGCACGTCGCCGGCGCCGCGCTGGACGTGTTCGATCCCGAGCCGCCGACCGATGCGCGGCTCACGTCGCTGCCCCAGGTGATCGCCACGCCGCACATCGCGGCCTCCACGGTCGAAGGCCAGGAACTGGTCGGCAACGAGACCGCGCTGCAGGTCCGCGACTACCTGAAGGACGGCATCATCCGCAACGCCGTCAACTTCCCGTCCGTCCCGCCCGACGACGTGCCGAAGCTGCGGCCGTACCTGGACCTGGCGAACCGGCTGGGGGCCCTCGTCGCGCAGCTGCAGCCGGATCCGGCTGAGGAGATCGGCATCCGCTACTACGGCCCGCTGATGAGCGAGTACGAGAACGTGATCGGCAGCGCGGTGCTCGCCGGCGCGCTGTCGAAGGTGGCCATCGTGACGGCGGTGAACGCGCGCGCCGTCGCCTCCGAGCGCGGCATCGACGTGGTGGAATCGCGCAGCACGCGGCCGCGCGACTACATGCACGTCATCTCGGTGCGGCTGCGCAGCGGCCGGCGCGAGCGCTGGGTCGAAGGCATCGTCGTCGAGCCGTCGACGCCGCGGCTCGCCCTGCTGGACGGCGTGCCGATCGAAGCGCCGCTCACCGGCACGCTGATCGTGATGGCGAACGAGGATCGTCCGGGCGTCATCGGCAGCGTCGGAACGACGCTCGGCAAGCACGGTGTGAACATCGCCAGCTTCGCGCTCGGCCGCAACGACTCGGGCGCAGCCGGCGTGATCAGCGTGGACACGACGTCCGGCCTGGACGACGCCGTCCGGGAAATGCGCGGGCTGCCGCCGGTCTGGGAAGCAGTGGTGGTCAGGCTGTAG
- the kdsA gene encoding 3-deoxy-8-phosphooctulonate synthase: MLTSRVDLGGASLGGGGPLALIAGPCVIESEAHAIETALALRDMARRAGTPFVFKASFDKANRTSAHAFRGPGLVEGLRVLARVAEEARVPILTDIHEPSQAAPAAEVADVLQIPAFLSRQTDLIVAAARTGRAVNLKKGQFLAPLDMRHAIEKVTAAGNSKVIVTERGYSFGYNNLVVDMRAFPILRTLGYPVVYDVTHSLQLPGAGDGVTAGQAEFIEPMACAGAGAGIDGVFMEVHQDPSRAKSDAQNALRLDLLPALLDKLVQIHQVRAAAAVPR, translated from the coding sequence GTGCTCACCTCCCGGGTGGACCTTGGCGGCGCGAGCCTGGGCGGCGGCGGCCCCCTGGCGCTCATCGCCGGGCCCTGCGTGATCGAGAGCGAAGCGCACGCGATCGAGACCGCGCTGGCGCTGCGCGACATGGCGCGCCGCGCCGGCACGCCCTTCGTCTTCAAGGCGTCGTTCGACAAGGCGAACCGCACGTCGGCGCACGCATTCCGCGGCCCCGGCCTCGTCGAAGGCCTCCGCGTGCTCGCCCGGGTCGCGGAAGAAGCCCGCGTGCCGATCCTCACCGACATCCACGAGCCGTCGCAGGCCGCGCCCGCCGCGGAAGTGGCGGACGTGCTGCAGATTCCCGCGTTCCTCTCGCGGCAGACCGATCTGATCGTCGCCGCGGCGCGCACCGGGCGGGCGGTGAACCTGAAGAAGGGGCAGTTCCTCGCCCCGCTCGACATGCGGCACGCGATCGAGAAGGTCACCGCCGCCGGCAACAGCAAGGTGATCGTGACCGAGCGCGGCTACAGCTTCGGCTACAACAACCTGGTGGTCGACATGCGCGCCTTCCCCATCCTGCGCACCCTGGGCTATCCCGTCGTCTACGACGTGACGCACAGCCTGCAGCTGCCGGGCGCCGGGGACGGCGTCACCGCCGGACAGGCCGAGTTCATCGAACCGATGGCCTGCGCCGGCGCCGGCGCCGGCATCGACGGCGTGTTCATGGAAGTTCACCAGGATCCGTCACGGGCGAAGAGCGACGCGCAGAACGCGCTCCGCCTGGATCTGCTGCCGGCGCTGCTCGACAAGCTGGTGCAGATTCACCAGGTTCGCGCCGCCGCGGCGGTGCCGCGATGA
- the kdsB gene encoding 3-deoxy-manno-octulosonate cytidylyltransferase, with protein sequence MPPVSDTGPSSFRIPVSAVAIIPARYESSRLPGKALADIAGRPMIEHVYRRAAAAAAVSRVIVATDDRRIFDAVRGFGGEAVMTSASHQSGTDRLAEAAASLACDVVVNVQGDEPLLAPDTIDAAVAPFTCDSALEMSTLRRAITDPAELLNPNVTKVVVDRDGFAMYFSRAPIPFTRAGQPPAPAWAHIGLYVYRRSTLLRIAALPPTANERAEALEQLRALEHGIRIKAIETDRDTIGVDTRDDLERVRAMLAPITT encoded by the coding sequence GTGCCCCCTGTTTCTGACACCGGGCCTTCCTCTTTTCGGATTCCTGTCTCCGCCGTCGCCATCATCCCCGCGCGATACGAGTCGAGCCGTCTCCCCGGCAAGGCGCTGGCGGACATCGCCGGCCGTCCGATGATCGAGCACGTCTACCGCCGCGCCGCCGCGGCGGCGGCGGTCTCGCGGGTGATCGTCGCCACCGACGATCGCCGCATCTTCGACGCGGTGCGCGGCTTCGGCGGCGAGGCGGTGATGACCTCGGCCTCGCATCAGAGCGGCACGGATCGGCTGGCGGAGGCGGCCGCCTCGCTCGCCTGCGACGTCGTCGTCAACGTGCAGGGGGACGAGCCGCTGCTCGCGCCGGACACGATCGACGCCGCGGTGGCGCCGTTCACCTGCGACAGCGCGCTCGAGATGAGCACGCTGCGGCGCGCCATCACCGATCCGGCGGAGCTGCTGAATCCGAACGTCACGAAAGTGGTCGTCGACCGCGACGGCTTCGCGATGTATTTCTCGCGCGCGCCGATCCCGTTCACCCGCGCCGGACAGCCGCCCGCGCCCGCCTGGGCGCACATCGGGCTGTACGTCTACCGCCGATCGACGCTGCTGCGCATCGCGGCGCTGCCGCCGACCGCGAACGAACGCGCCGAAGCGCTCGAGCAGCTGCGCGCGCTCGAGCACGGCATCCGCATCAAGGCGATCGAAACCGACCGCGACACCATCGGCGTCGACACCCGCGACGATCTCGAACGGGTGCGCGCCATGCTGGCCCCCATCACCACCTGA
- a CDS encoding tetratricopeptide repeat protein: MGTSSALLIGLLALLAGLAVGKAWERYKLKDGVWIDRRRARESPHYMLGLNFLVANQIDQAIDELSKAAQQAGDPLEIHLILGNLYREKGQVGRAIQEHQGLLQRPKLRKLEHANVLLCLGLDYRSGGFVDRAIAAFSEVLKLDPDNRYALSNLEKLYEDQHQWNEAYAMRQRLAALSSTPSGGADSPRHDEVLAFLENEFGQAALKSGDMKEASRRFQAAIERDPRNTPAHLSLGDLSIRQGDTAGAVAAWEKMIESSPGRAYLAFDRLESAYAALGTPERFPALCESLIGGNPQDWRARLALARHLAGRDRPADALELLFQALVHHPHALVLHQAIWQTLSQLQLPPALVARYEDLTRDAIFYLDPHVCLKCRYRSTELLWQCPHCHEWNTFVEERIAPAKDSAEV, from the coding sequence ATGGGCACATCGTCCGCGCTGCTCATCGGACTGCTCGCCCTGCTGGCCGGTCTCGCCGTCGGCAAGGCCTGGGAGCGGTACAAGCTGAAGGACGGCGTCTGGATCGACCGGCGCCGCGCCCGCGAGTCCCCGCACTACATGCTGGGGCTGAACTTCCTCGTCGCCAACCAGATCGATCAGGCGATCGACGAGTTGTCCAAGGCGGCGCAGCAGGCCGGGGACCCGCTCGAGATCCATCTGATCCTCGGGAACCTGTATCGCGAGAAGGGGCAGGTCGGGCGGGCGATCCAGGAACACCAGGGGCTGCTGCAGCGGCCGAAGCTGCGCAAGCTGGAACACGCCAACGTGCTCCTCTGCCTCGGGCTCGACTACCGCAGCGGCGGCTTCGTCGATCGCGCCATCGCCGCGTTCAGCGAGGTGCTCAAGCTCGACCCGGACAACCGCTACGCGCTGTCGAACCTCGAGAAGCTGTACGAGGATCAACACCAGTGGAACGAGGCCTACGCGATGCGCCAGCGGCTGGCGGCGCTGTCCTCGACGCCTTCGGGCGGCGCGGATTCACCGCGGCACGACGAAGTGCTGGCGTTCCTCGAGAACGAGTTCGGGCAGGCAGCCTTGAAGAGCGGCGACATGAAGGAAGCGTCGCGCCGCTTCCAGGCCGCGATCGAACGCGATCCGCGCAACACGCCCGCGCATCTGAGTCTGGGCGACCTCAGCATCCGGCAGGGCGACACCGCGGGAGCGGTCGCCGCCTGGGAGAAGATGATCGAGTCGTCCCCCGGCCGCGCGTATCTCGCGTTCGATCGCCTGGAGTCGGCGTACGCGGCGCTGGGCACGCCCGAGCGCTTCCCCGCGCTCTGCGAGAGCCTGATCGGGGGGAATCCGCAGGACTGGCGCGCCCGCCTGGCCCTGGCCCGCCATCTCGCCGGGCGCGATCGGCCGGCCGACGCGCTCGAGCTGCTCTTCCAGGCGCTGGTCCACCATCCGCACGCGCTCGTGCTCCACCAGGCGATCTGGCAGACGCTGTCGCAACTGCAGCTGCCGCCGGCGCTGGTGGCGCGCTACGAAGACCTCACGCGCGACGCCATCTTCTACCTCGACCCGCACGTCTGCTTGAAGTGCCGCTACCGGAGCACCGAACTGCTCTGGCAGTGCCCGCATTGCCACGAATGGAACACATTCGTCGAGGAGCGAATCGCGCCGGCGAAAGACAGCGCCGAAGTCTAG